From the Solanum lycopersicum chromosome 10, SLM_r2.1 genome, one window contains:
- the LOC101246766 gene encoding uncharacterized protein isoform X1, whose amino-acid sequence MAASRCRILVKGSVERVAHSLLASTKARNSVVWTTSPTGLSFIFSRLHSQCRVCHRGFTSSTFYEAKGTLWKTCNSKASCLFLTNETVSHHARVAWKRLLQIHSSCGTILPPISRVTCVMSLALSRSHLVSPGILAFLIGQLAWNQSVLAEAEGFTSPESLYMHAKDGHIYLTSFIFLLLEGLILLSRAVYLALLFTPCMLMAPFADSFGIEFRKTWLRAVRRTLEKAGPAFIKWGQWAAARPDLFPDDMCNELAELHSKAPAHSYAYTKRSIEKAFGRKLPEIFENFEEEPVASGSIAQIHRATLKFRYPRQRVKPIRVAVKVRHPGVGESIRRDFVLINMFAKVSKVFPTLKWLRLDESIQQFAIFMMSQVDLSREAANLSRFIYNFRRWKDVSFPRPLYPLVHPAVLVETYEDGENILRYIEELEEPMKEFEGRESIRSALAHIGTHALLKMMLVDNFIHADMHPGNILVRSPQDRASGKGLFKSRPHVVFLDVGMTAELSNKDRLLLLEFFKAVALRDGRTAAESTLGLSKQQSCPNPEEFIKDVEGTFDFWKTAEGDGIHPADCMQQLLEQVRRHRVNIDGNICTVIVTTLVLEGWQRKLDPEYDVLQTLQKLLFKDDWAESLFHTIGGLMAP is encoded by the exons ATGGCCGCATCAAG GTGCAGAATTTTGGTGAAGGGAAGTGTTGAAAGGGTTGCTCATTCCCTTCTTGCCAGCACCAAGGCCAGGAACTCAGTGGTCTGGACAACGTCCCCTACCGGactttcttttatcttttccaGATTACATTCACAATGTAGAGTTTGTCATAGAGGATTTACCTCCAGCACTTTCTATGAGGCAAAAGGAACCTTATGGAAGACGTGCAATTCGAAAGCTAGCTGTTTGTTCCTTACGAATGAGACTGTCTCACACCATGCTCGAGTTGCCTGGAAACGGCTACTTCAAATTCATTCAAGCTGTGGAACAATACTTCCACCAATAAGTAGGGTTACATGTGTGATGAGCCTTGCTTTGTCTCGCTCACATCTGGTATCTCCTGGCATTTTGGCCTTCCTTATTGGACAGCTAGCATGGAATCAAAGTGTGCTTGCAGAAGCAGAAGGTTTCACATCCCCAGAATCGCTCTACATGCATGCAAAGGATGGACATATCTACTTGACTTCATTTATCTTCTTGCTTTTAGAGGGCTTGATATTGCTCTCGAGGGCAGTATACTTAGCTTTGTTGTTCACCCCTTGTATGCTAATGGCTCCTTTTGCTGACTCCTTTGGTATTGAGTTTAGGAAGACGTGGCTTCGTGCTGTGAGAAGAACTCTAGAGAAGGCAGGTCCAGCATTCATTAAGTGGGGTCAATGGGCAGCAGCAAGGCCAGATCTGTTTCCAGATGATATGTGTAATGAACTTGCTGAACTCCACTCAAAGGCACCAGCACATAGCTATGCATACACAAAAAGAAGCATTGAGAAGGCGTTTGGACGGAAGCTGCCTGAAATATTCGAGAattttgaggaggagcctgtcgCATCGGGTAGTATTGCTCAAATTCATCGGGCAACCTTGAAATTCCGATATCCTAGACAGCGGGTTAAACCCATTCGTGTCGCTGTCAAAGTTAGGCACCCAGGCGTTGGTGAATCTATCAGGAGGGATTTTGTACTAATTAACATGTTTGCAAAAGTTTCAAAGGTCTTCCCAACTTTGAAGTGGTTGAGACTGGATGAAAGCATACAGCAGTTTGCGATCTTTATGATGTCACAAGTTGATCTTTCTAGGGAAGCAGCTAACTTGAGTCGTTTTATATACAACTTCCGCAGATGGAAGGATGTATCATTTCCCAGACCTCTATATCCTTTGGTGCATCCTGCAGTTTTAGTGGAAACCTATGAAGACGGTGAAAATATCTTGCGCTACATTGAAGAGCTTGAAGAACCTATGAAAGAGTTTGAAGGACGTGAGAGCATCCGAAGTGCCCTTGCTCACATTGGGACTCATGCACTACTGAAGATGATGTTG GTGGATAATTTCATACATGCAGACATGCATCCTGGGAACATTCTTGTTAGATCACCGCAAGACAGAGCTTCAGGTAAAGGACTTTTCAAATCGAGACCTCATGTGGTCTTCCTTGATGTGGGTATGACTGCTGAGCTATCCAATAAGGACAGACTCCTCCTGCTGGAGTTCTTTAAGGCTGTGGCACTTCGAGATGGCCGCACTGCTGCAGAAAGTACTCTTGGACTATCTAAACAACAGAGCTGTCCGAACCCAGAGGAATTCATCAAG GATGTGGAGGGAACTTTTGACTTCTGGAAGACAGCTGAAGGGGATGGCATTCATCCGGCAGATTGCATGCAACAATTGCTTGAGCAAGTTAGACGTCATCGGGTGAACATTGATGGCAACATTTGCACTGTGATTGTGACTACTTTGGTGTTGGAG GGATGGCAGCGGAAACTGGACCCTGAATACGACGTGCTACAGACACTGCAAAAGTTGCTTTTCAAAGACGATTGGGCAGAGTCTCTCTTTCACACAATTGGAGGGTTGATGGCGCCATAA
- the LOC101246766 gene encoding uncharacterized protein isoform X2 — MAASRILVKGSVERVAHSLLASTKARNSVVWTTSPTGLSFIFSRLHSQCRVCHRGFTSSTFYEAKGTLWKTCNSKASCLFLTNETVSHHARVAWKRLLQIHSSCGTILPPISRVTCVMSLALSRSHLVSPGILAFLIGQLAWNQSVLAEAEGFTSPESLYMHAKDGHIYLTSFIFLLLEGLILLSRAVYLALLFTPCMLMAPFADSFGIEFRKTWLRAVRRTLEKAGPAFIKWGQWAAARPDLFPDDMCNELAELHSKAPAHSYAYTKRSIEKAFGRKLPEIFENFEEEPVASGSIAQIHRATLKFRYPRQRVKPIRVAVKVRHPGVGESIRRDFVLINMFAKVSKVFPTLKWLRLDESIQQFAIFMMSQVDLSREAANLSRFIYNFRRWKDVSFPRPLYPLVHPAVLVETYEDGENILRYIEELEEPMKEFEGRESIRSALAHIGTHALLKMMLVDNFIHADMHPGNILVRSPQDRASGKGLFKSRPHVVFLDVGMTAELSNKDRLLLLEFFKAVALRDGRTAAESTLGLSKQQSCPNPEEFIKDVEGTFDFWKTAEGDGIHPADCMQQLLEQVRRHRVNIDGNICTVIVTTLVLEGWQRKLDPEYDVLQTLQKLLFKDDWAESLFHTIGGLMAP; from the exons ATGGCCGCATCAAG AATTTTGGTGAAGGGAAGTGTTGAAAGGGTTGCTCATTCCCTTCTTGCCAGCACCAAGGCCAGGAACTCAGTGGTCTGGACAACGTCCCCTACCGGactttcttttatcttttccaGATTACATTCACAATGTAGAGTTTGTCATAGAGGATTTACCTCCAGCACTTTCTATGAGGCAAAAGGAACCTTATGGAAGACGTGCAATTCGAAAGCTAGCTGTTTGTTCCTTACGAATGAGACTGTCTCACACCATGCTCGAGTTGCCTGGAAACGGCTACTTCAAATTCATTCAAGCTGTGGAACAATACTTCCACCAATAAGTAGGGTTACATGTGTGATGAGCCTTGCTTTGTCTCGCTCACATCTGGTATCTCCTGGCATTTTGGCCTTCCTTATTGGACAGCTAGCATGGAATCAAAGTGTGCTTGCAGAAGCAGAAGGTTTCACATCCCCAGAATCGCTCTACATGCATGCAAAGGATGGACATATCTACTTGACTTCATTTATCTTCTTGCTTTTAGAGGGCTTGATATTGCTCTCGAGGGCAGTATACTTAGCTTTGTTGTTCACCCCTTGTATGCTAATGGCTCCTTTTGCTGACTCCTTTGGTATTGAGTTTAGGAAGACGTGGCTTCGTGCTGTGAGAAGAACTCTAGAGAAGGCAGGTCCAGCATTCATTAAGTGGGGTCAATGGGCAGCAGCAAGGCCAGATCTGTTTCCAGATGATATGTGTAATGAACTTGCTGAACTCCACTCAAAGGCACCAGCACATAGCTATGCATACACAAAAAGAAGCATTGAGAAGGCGTTTGGACGGAAGCTGCCTGAAATATTCGAGAattttgaggaggagcctgtcgCATCGGGTAGTATTGCTCAAATTCATCGGGCAACCTTGAAATTCCGATATCCTAGACAGCGGGTTAAACCCATTCGTGTCGCTGTCAAAGTTAGGCACCCAGGCGTTGGTGAATCTATCAGGAGGGATTTTGTACTAATTAACATGTTTGCAAAAGTTTCAAAGGTCTTCCCAACTTTGAAGTGGTTGAGACTGGATGAAAGCATACAGCAGTTTGCGATCTTTATGATGTCACAAGTTGATCTTTCTAGGGAAGCAGCTAACTTGAGTCGTTTTATATACAACTTCCGCAGATGGAAGGATGTATCATTTCCCAGACCTCTATATCCTTTGGTGCATCCTGCAGTTTTAGTGGAAACCTATGAAGACGGTGAAAATATCTTGCGCTACATTGAAGAGCTTGAAGAACCTATGAAAGAGTTTGAAGGACGTGAGAGCATCCGAAGTGCCCTTGCTCACATTGGGACTCATGCACTACTGAAGATGATGTTG GTGGATAATTTCATACATGCAGACATGCATCCTGGGAACATTCTTGTTAGATCACCGCAAGACAGAGCTTCAGGTAAAGGACTTTTCAAATCGAGACCTCATGTGGTCTTCCTTGATGTGGGTATGACTGCTGAGCTATCCAATAAGGACAGACTCCTCCTGCTGGAGTTCTTTAAGGCTGTGGCACTTCGAGATGGCCGCACTGCTGCAGAAAGTACTCTTGGACTATCTAAACAACAGAGCTGTCCGAACCCAGAGGAATTCATCAAG GATGTGGAGGGAACTTTTGACTTCTGGAAGACAGCTGAAGGGGATGGCATTCATCCGGCAGATTGCATGCAACAATTGCTTGAGCAAGTTAGACGTCATCGGGTGAACATTGATGGCAACATTTGCACTGTGATTGTGACTACTTTGGTGTTGGAG GGATGGCAGCGGAAACTGGACCCTGAATACGACGTGCTACAGACACTGCAAAAGTTGCTTTTCAAAGACGATTGGGCAGAGTCTCTCTTTCACACAATTGGAGGGTTGATGGCGCCATAA